Proteins from a genomic interval of Polyodon spathula isolate WHYD16114869_AA chromosome 1, ASM1765450v1, whole genome shotgun sequence:
- the LOC121321371 gene encoding protein mab-21-like 2 — protein MIAAQAKLVYQLNKYYNERCQTRKAAIAKTIREVCKVVSDVLKEVEVQEPRFISSLSEIEARYEGMEVISPNEFEVVLYLNQMGVFNFVDDGSLPGCAVLKLSDGRKRSMSLWVEFITASGYLSARKIRSRFQTLVAQAVDKCSYRDVVKMIADTSEVKLRIRERYVVQITPAFKCTGIWPRSAAQWPMPHIPWPGPNRVAEVKAEGFNLLSKECYSLTGKQSSAESDAWVLQFGEAENRLLMGGCRKKCLSVLKTLRDRHLELPGQPLYNYHMKTLLLYECEKHPRETDWDESCLGDRLNGILLQLISCLQCRRCPHYFLPNLDLFQGKPHSALEAAAKQTWRLAREILTNAKSLDKL, from the coding sequence ATGATAGCTGCCCAAGCAAAACTAGTTTATCAACTCAACAAATATTATAACGAGAGATGCCAGACGCGGAAAGCCGCCATAGCCAAGACCATCAGAGAGGTGTGCAAGGTGGTATCGGACGTCCTAAAGGAGGTAGAAGTACAGGAGCCCCGTTTCATCAGCTCCTTGAGCGAAATTGAAGCACGCTATGAAGGGATGGAGGTTATTTCCCCTAACGAATTCGAGGTAGTGCTTTACCTGAACCAGATGGGGGTTTTCAACTTTGTGGACGACGGGTCGTTGCCTGGTTGCGCAGTATTAAAACTCAGCGACGGGCGAAAAAGAAGCATGTCTCTTTGGGTAGAGTTTATCACAGCCTCTGGCTACTTATCTGCCCGGAAGATCAGGTCAAGGTTTCAGACACTGGTGGCTCAAGCAGTAGACAAATGCAGCTATCGAGATGTTGTCAAGATGATAGCAGACACCAGTGAAGTAAAACTGAGGATCCGTGAGAGATACGTAGTCCAGATCACTCCAGCTTTCAAATGCACAGGCATTTGGCCTCGAAGTGCTGCCCAGTGGCCGATGCCTCATATCCCGTGGCCAGGTCCCAACAGGGTAGCCGAAGTCAAGGCCGAAGGCTTCAATCTTCTCTCTAAAGAGTGCTATTCGTTAACAGGAAAACAGAGCTCAGCTGAGAGCGATGCCTGGGTCTTGCAGTTCGGAGAAGCTGAAAACAGACTCCTGATGGGTGGCTGCAGAAAGAAATGCCTCTCCGTCCTCAAGACTTTGCGCGATCGACACCTTGAATTACCAGGGCAACCTCTTTACAACTATCACATGAAAACTCTGCTTCTTTACGAATGCGAGAAACACCCCAGAGAAACCGATTGGGACGAATCGTGTCTCGGAGACCGATTAAATGGAATCCTCCTGCAGCTCATCTCGTGTTTGCAGTGTCGCAGATGCCCTCATTACTTCCTACCAAACTTAGATCTGTTTCAAGGAAAGCCCCATTCAGCTCTTGAAGCTGCTGCAAAACAGACCTGGAGACTAGCAAGAGAAATCCTCACGAATGCAAAAAGTCTGGACAAACTatag